In Eubalaena glacialis isolate mEubGla1 chromosome 2, mEubGla1.1.hap2.+ XY, whole genome shotgun sequence, a single genomic region encodes these proteins:
- the POLG gene encoding DNA polymerase subunit gamma-1: MSRLLWRKVAGATVGPGPVPAPGRWVSSSASVPVPSDGQPQPQPQPQPQPQPPPVPSSEGGQLRHNPLHIQMLSRGLHEQIFGHGGEMPGEAAVRRSVEHLQKHGLWGQPAAPLPDVELRLPPLYGGSLDQHFRLLAQKQSLPYLEAANLLLQAQLAPRPPSWAWAEGWTRYGPAGEAEPVAIPEERALVFDVEVCLAEGTCPTLAVAISPSAWYSWCSRRLVEERYSWTSQLSPADLIPLEVPASAGGPTQRDWQEQLVVGHNVSFDRAHVREQYLIRGSRMRFLDTMSMHMAISGLSSFQRSLWMAAKQGKHKARHPTQRGQKSQSKANGPAISSWDWLDISSVNNLADVHSLYVGGPRLEKEPRELFVKGSMKDIRENFQDLMQYCAQDVWATYEVFQQQLPLFLERCPHPVTLAGMLEMGVSYLPVNQNWERYLAEAQSTYEELQWEMKKSLMDLANDACQLLSGERYKEDPWLWDLEWDLQEFKQKKAKKVKRKEPATASKLPVEGPEAPGDPKDQEDPGPPSEEEEFQRDVMARTCLEQLRGTTELLPKRPQHLPGHPGWYRKLCPRLDDPAWTPGPSLLSLQMRVTPKLMALTWDGFPLHYSERHGWGYLVPGRRDNLAKVPPGSGLTSAGVACPYTAIESLYRKHCLEQGKQQLELQEADLAEEFLLTDSSAMWQTVEEMGCLEVEAEARMENLRVAVPGQPPALTAAGGPKASQPAYHHGNGPYNDVDIPGCWFFKLPHKDGNSCNVGSPFAKDFLPKMEDGTLQAGPGGASGPRALEINKMISFWRNAHKRISSQMVVWLPRSALPRAVTRHPHYDEEGRYGAILPQVVTAGTITRRAVEPTWLTASNARPDRVGSELKAMVQAPPGYVLVGADVDSQELWIAAVLGDAHFASMHGCTAFGWMTLQGRKSRGTDLHSKTAATVGISREHAKVFNYGRIYGAGQPFAERLLMQFNHRLTRQEAAEKARQMYAVTKGLRRYRLSDEGEWLVRELDLPVDRTEDGWVSLQDLRKIQREASRKSQWKKWEVVAERAWMGGTESEMFNKLESIAMSDTPRTPVLGCRITRALEPSAVQGEFMTSRVNWVVQSSAVDYLHLMLVAMKWLFEEFAIDGRFCISIHDEVRYLVREEDRYRAALALQITNLLTRCMFAYKLGLNDLPQSVAFFSTVDIDQCLRKEVTMDCKTPSNPTGMERRYGIPEGEALDIYQIIELTKGSLEK, encoded by the exons ATGAGCCGCCTGCTCTGGAGGAAGGTGGCCGGCGCCACCGTCGGGCCAGGGCCGGTTCCAGCTCCGGGGCGTTGGGTCTCCAGCTCCGCCTCCGTCCCCGTCCCCAGCGACGGgcagccgcagccgcagccgcagccgcagccgcagccgcagccgccGCCAGTGCCGTCCTCGGAGGGCGGGCAGCTGCGGCACAACCCATTGCACATCCAGATGCTCTCGAGAGGGCTTCACGAGCAAATCTTCGGGCACGGCGGGGAGATGCCCGGCGAGGCCGCGGTGCGCCGCAGCGTCGAGCACCTGCAGAAGCACGGGCTCTGGGGTCAGCCGGCCGCGCCCTTGCCCGACGTGGAGCTGCGCCTGCCGCCCCTCTACGGGGGCAGCCTGGACCAGCACTTCCGCCTCCTGGCCCAGAAGCAGAGCCTGCCCTACCTGGAGGCGGCCAACTTGTTATTGCAGGCCCAGCTGGCCCCCCGGCCCCCGAGCTGGGCCTGGGCGGAGGGCTGGACCCGGTACGGCCCCGCGGGGGAGGCCGAACCCGTGGCCATCCCCGAGGAGCGGGCCCTGGTGTTCGACGTGGAGGTCTGCTTGGCAGAGGGAACTTGCCCCACATTGGCGGTGGCCATATCCCCCTCGGCCTG GTATTCCTGGTGCAGCCGGCGGCTGGTGGAAGAGCGTTACTCTTGGACCAGCCAGCTGTCGCCGGCTGACCTCATTCCCCTGGAGGTCCCTGCCAGTGCCGGCGGCCCCACCCAGCGAGACTGGCAGGAGCAGTTAGTGGTGGGGCACAACGTGTCCTTCGACCGGGCCCATGTCAGGGAGCAGTACCTGATCCGG GGCTCCCGCATGCGCTTCCTGGACACCATGAGCATGCACATGGCCATCTCAGGGCTAAGCAGCTTCCAGCGCAGTCTGTGGATGGCAGCCAAGCAGGGCAAGCACAAGGCCCGGCACCCCACACAGCGAGGCCAGAAATCCCAGAGCAAAGCCAACGGCCCAGCG ATCTCATCCTGGGACTGGCTGGACATCAGCAGTGTCAATAATCTGGCAGACGTTCACAGCCTCTACGTGGGGGGGCCTCGCTTAGAGAAGGAGCCCCGCGAGCTGTTTGTCAAGGGTAGCATGAAGGACATCCGTGAGAACTTCCAG GACCTGATGCAGTACTGTGCCCAGGACGTGTGGGCCACCTATGAGGTTTTCCAGCAGCAGCTACCGCTCTTCTTGGAGAG GTGTCCCCACCCGGTGACTCTGGCTGGCATGTTGGAGATGGGTGTCTCCTACCTGCCCGTCAACCAGAACTGGGAGCGTTACCTGGCGGAGGCACAGAGCACCTACGAGGAGCTCCAGTGGGAGATGAAGAAGTCGCTGATGGACCTGGCCAACGATGCCTGCCAGCTGCTCTCAGGAGAGAG GTACAAAGAAGATCCCTGGCTCTGGGACCTAGAGTGGGACCTACAGGAATTTAAGCAGAAGAAGGCAAAGAAGGTGAAGAGGAAGGAGCCGGCCACAGCCAGCAAGTTGCCTGTCGAGGGGCCCGAGGCCCCTGGGGATCCCAAGGATCAGGAAG ACCCTGGCCCCCCCAGTGAGGAGGAGGAGTTTCAGCGAGATGTCATGGCCCGCACCTGCTTGGAGCAGCTGAGGGGGACCACAGAGCTCCTGCCCAAGCGGCCCCAGCACCTTCCTGGGCACCCAGG GTGGTATCGGAAGCTCTGTCCCCGGCTAGATGACCCTGCGTGGACCCCAGGCCCCAGTCTCCTCAGTCTCCAGATGCGGGTCACACCTAAACTCATGGCGCTGACCTGGGACGGCTTCCCTCTGCACTACTCGGAGCGGCATGGCTGGGGATACCTGGTGCCCGGGCGGCGGGACAACCTGGCTAAGGTGCCACCAGGCAGCGGCCTAACGTCGGCTGGGGTGGCCTGCCCCTACAC AGCCATCGAGTCCCTGTACAGGAAGCACTGTCTTGAACAGGGGAAGCAGCAGCTGGAGCTGCAGGAGGCAGACCTGGCTGAGGAGTTCCTGCTCACCGACAGCAGTGCCATGTGGCAGACG GTGGAAGAAATGGGCTGCTTAGAAGTGGAGGCCGAGGCCAGGATGGAGAACTTGCGAGTGGCAGTTCCAGGTCAACCCCCAGCTCTG ACTGCTGCTGGCGGCCCAAAAGCCAGCCAGCCAGCTTATCACCATGGCAACGGACCCTACAATGATGTGGATATCCCCGGCTGCTGGTTCTTCAAGCTGCCTCACAAG GATGGTAACAGCTGCAATGTGGGCAGCCCCTTTGCCAAAGACTTCCTGCCCAAGATGGAGGACGGCACCCTGCAGGCTGGCCCAGGAGGTGCCAGTGGGCCCCGTGCCTTGGAAATCaacaaaatgatttctttttggAGGAACGCCCATAAACGTATCAG CTCCCAGATGGTGGTGTGGCTGCCCAGGTCAGCTCTGCCCCGTGCTGTGACCAG GCACCCACACTATGATGAGGAAGGCCGCTATGGGGCCATCCTGCCCCAGGTCGTGACCGCTGGCACCATCACTCGACGGGCTGTAGAGCCCACGTGGCTCACTGCCAGCAACGCCCGG CCTGACCGAGTAGGCAGTGAGTTGAAGGCCATGGTGCAGGCCCCGCCCGGCTACGTCCTCGTGGGTGCTGATGTGGACTCCCAGGAGCTGTGGATTGCAGCTGTGCTTGGAGATGCCCACTTTGCCAGCATGCATG GCTGCACAGCCTTTGGGTGGATGACACTGCAGGGCAGGAAGAGCAGGGGCACCGATCTACACAGTAAGACAGCTGCCACAGTGGGCATCAGCCGTGAGCACGCCAAGGTCTTCAACTATGGCCGCATCTATGGGGCTGGGCAGCCCTTCGCTGAACGCCTGCTAATGCAGTTCAACCACCGGCTCACGCGGCAGGAGGCAGCTGAGAAGGCCCGACAGATGTATGCGGTCACCAAGGGCCTCCGCAG gtatCGGCTGTCAGATGAGGGCGAGTGGCTGGTGAGGGAGTTGGACCTCCCTGTGGACAGGACCGAGGATGGCTGGGTTTCCCTGCAGGATCTACGCAAGATCCAGAGAGAAGCTTCTAGGAA ATCTCAATGGAAGAAGTGGGAGGTGGTTGCTGAACGAGCCTGGATGGGGGGCACAGAGTCAGAAATGTTCAATAAGCTGGAGAGCATTGCGATGTCTGACACACCACGTACCCCGGTGCTGGGCTGCCGCATCACCCGAGCCCTGGAGCCCTCTGCTGTCCAGGGGGAG TTTATGACCAGCCGTGTGAATTGGGTGGTGCAGAGCTCTGCTGTGGACTACTTACACCTCATGCTTGTGGCCATGAAGTGGCTGTTTGAGGAGTTTGCCATTGATGGGCGCTTCTGCATCAGCATCCACGATGAGGTTCGCTACCTGGTGCGGGAGGAGGACCGCTACCGCGCTGCCCTCGCCCTGCAGATCACCAACCTCTTGACCAG GTGCATGTTTGCCTACAAGCTGGGTCTGAATGACTTGCCCCAGTCAGTCGCCTTTTTCAGTACAGTCGACATCGACCAGTGCCTCAGGAAGGAAGTGACCATGGATTGTAAAACCCCTTCCAACCCAACTGGGATGGAAAGGAGATACGGGATTCCCGAGG GTGAAGCACTGGATATTTACCAGATAATTGAACTCACCAAAGGCTCCCTGGAAAAATGA